In Mesorhizobium sp. INR15, the genomic window CCGAAGCGCATTCGCCGTACTGTCGCCCGAGAAGGTTTTTTGGCCGAACGAGATCAGTCTCGACATATTGCGGCGTTGCAATGGGCGTTCCTCGGTCGCTCAGATCATCGCCGGTCTTGCCGCCGAGTATGACGCGCAGGAGGAGGACGTTGCGACCGACGTCATCGCGTTCCTACAGGGATGGTCCGACCAGCTGTTGGTCAAGCTATGAGCGCACCCCTCCTACCTCCTATCGGCATGTTAGCGGAACTAACACATCGCTGCCCCCTGCAATGCCCCTATTGCTCTAACCCGGTCGAACTGCTGAAGGCTAATCGCGAACTCGATACGCGGACCTGGCTGGAGCTGTTCGAGCAGGCCGCCGAACTTGGCGTTCTTCAGGTACATTTGTCAGGCGGTGAGCCAACGCTGCGCCGGGATCTCGAGCAGATCATAGCCAGGCTTTCCGCCCAAGGCGTTTATACCAACCTAATCACTGCGGGCGTCGGCATTGCCGATGGCCGCATCGAGGCATTTGCTGAAGCTGGGCTCGACCATCTGCAACTCAGTTTTCAGGGTGCGAGACCGGAGACCACAGAGCGTATCGGCAATCATCGGGGTAGCCACGAGAAGAAGCTCGCCACCGCGCGACGCGCTCGTGCGGCGGGCTTGCCGTTGACCATCAACGCACCCATCCACCGCCACAATATCGAAGAGGTGCCGGGATTCATTGAACTTGCACTTTCGCTTGATGCCGAGCGCCTCGAGATCGCCAATGTACAATACGCCGGATGGGCGTTGACCAACCGCGGTGCATTGATGCCTGATCGCGCTGCGGTCGACAGGCAGGTCGACATCGTGGCGACGGCGCGCGAGCGGCTGGCGGGCATCATGAACATTGACTTCGTCACCCCAGACTATTTCGCCACCTTTCCGAAGCCGTGTATGGGGGGCTGGGCGCGCGACGCATTCATTGTCACACCCGACGGCACGGTGCTTCCATGCCATGCAGCGGAGACGATACCGTCGCTCTCCTTCGAGCGATTCGGGTCCCGCGGCCTCATGGAAATCTGGCGCGACTCGCCGGCATTCAATGCGTTTCGCGGCGTCGACTGGATGCAGGAGCCTTGTCGCACTTGCGATCGGCGCGAAATCGATTGGGGCGGCTGTCGCTGCCAAGCGATGGCAATCGCGGGGGATGCCGCGGCAACAGACCCGGCTTGCGTAAAATCGGTCATCCATTCCCGTATGGAAATATTGGTCAGGAATGCCGTGTCAGGGGCTGTGCCGGGCGAGAAAGACATCAGCCCGTTCGTCTATCGCCGCATAGCCCAACAACCTCCCTCAAAATAGCAAAAACGCATGCAACCGTTCAGGCCACACGGCGTTAATCCGAAAAGGCGGGGAGGGTTGCATGCGCATTCTACTGACCATAGCGGCTTTAGCTGCCATGACAGGGTCGGGACAAGCGCAATCAGCACCTACGGCGGGGATACCAAAATCGTACTCGGACGCCACGGCAAATTTTGCCGGCGCCGGCAAGCCCGGCGAATGGACAAGTCAGGCACGCGATTATGCGAACACCCGGTTTAGCCCTCTTAAAGAAATAACCCCCGATAATGTTGGCAAGCTGAAGGTGGCCTGGACATTCTCGGACGGCACGCAATACGGTCATGAGGGCGCGCCGCTGGTAGTAGGCGATACGATGTATGTAGTTTCGCCCTATCCCAACACGGCCTATGCGCTTGATCTTTCGAAGCCGGGACCTTCGATCAAGTGGAAGTTCGACCCCAATCCTTCCCCCCAGGCAATTGGCAAGGCCTGCTGCGATGCCGTTCTTCGGGGTTGGGCTTATGCCGACGGTAAATTGATCTACAATCTCCTCGACGACCACACTGTCGCTGTTGATGCGTCGACAGGAAAAGAGGTCTGGCGGACGGCCTTGGATAGCTTGGAACATGGCGTGACCATGACCCAATCGGCCTTTGCCGCCGACGGCAAAGTATTCGTCGGCAACTCCGGCGGTGAGATGGGCGTCAATGGGTGGTTGGCCGCCCTGGATGTCGGCACCGGGAAGGAAATCTGGCGCGCGCACGCTGTCGGCCCGGACACGGATGTCCGTATCGGCGACAGTTTCAAACCCTATTACGACTGGATGAAGGGTAAGGACCTGGGGATCAAAACCTGGCCAGTGGACGCCTGGAACACGGGTGCCGGTGCTTCATGGGGGTTCGTGTCCTATGACGAAAAGACCAAGACAATTTACTATGGCACCAGCAATCCTGGTCCCCGCGTGCCGGCCCAGCGTCCCGGCGACAACTTGTGGACCAGCGCGATGTTCGCGCGGGATCCAGAGACCGGAATGGCCAAGTGGGCCTATCAGTTCACCCCGCATGACCAATGGGACTATGACGGCGTCAACGAAGCGGTTCTGCTTGACATGCCGATCGACGGCAAGATGCGTCAGACTCTGGTGCATTTCGACCGCAACACGTATGCCTACACGATCGACCGCAACACCGGCGAAGTGCTGCTGGCCAATACTTTTGCCTATCAGAACTGGTCCACCGGCTTCGACAAGAAGGCTGGACGGCCGATCGTAGATCCGGCCCGCGAGCCCAAGCCCGGTGTGAAGATCGACAGGGTCTGTCCACCCGACATAGGGCAGAAGGACTGGGAGCCGCCGGCCTTCAGTCCGAACACCGGCTTACTCTATGTCGGTGTGTTCAACATCTGTATGGGCCTGACGGACCACGAAGTCTCCTACATTTCCGGTACGCCCTATGATGGCATGGAGATGGAGCGGTTTTCAGTGGACGGCCCCGATGGAAACTGGGGCGGCCTGATCGCCTGGGACCCAGCTCATGGCAAGAAGATCTGGGAAGTCCCAGAGAAATTCATGGTCATGAGTGGCGTCATTGCCACGGCGAGCAATCTCATCTTTTACGGCACCACGGATGGATGGTTCCGCGCGCTAGACGCGTGGACGGGCAAAGTTCTTTGGTCGCAAAAACTCGGCTCGGGCATCATTGGACAGCCGATCACCTATATTGGGCCTGATAACCGGCAGTATGTGGCTGTTGCCGCCGGAGTGGGAGGTGCCGCGATGGTGCAGAAGGAGCGGCCTGGCTTCCTGCCGCGCGGCAATACGATCTATGTTTTTTCCGTCGATGGCGACACAGTCAAGACAGCGGCCGACGCCACTCCTATCCCCGTTGGAGCGGCCACTCAGCAGCAGTAACCGCCAGGAATTCGCCATGTCACTCGGTCGCATTCTTATCGCCGTGCTCATCCTCCTGGCTGTCGGCGCAGGCGCGACGGGATGGCTGATTATGACACAGAGGCAGTCGCAGAATCGAATAGACGTCGCCTATCCGGAAGGAATTGCCGCGGTTGTCCCCCTGGGCTTGAGCGCGGGTAGGTCGCCGACTCTGAGTGCCAGCACCGCGAATCCATTGGCTAACGATCCTAACTCTGTCCAGGAAGGCAAGAAACTCTTCACGTCGATGAACTGTGCGGGTTGTCATGGCTATAAAGCCAAGGGTGGGATGGGACCGGATCTCACGGACACGGCCTGGCGTTATGGCGGCACCCCGATAGATGTCTACAAGAGCATTTACGAGGGGCGCCCTCAAGGAATGCCGGCTTGGGGTAACGCTCTGCCTCCCCAAAGCTTGTGGCAACTGGTCGCTTATCTGCAGTCGTTGGGCGGTACATTCAGCGCCTCGTCGGGTGACGGCAAGCAGCAAGCGGCGGCTGACCAGGGACAGGGAGCCCCGGCGGGACAAAAGCAATGAGGCGCGTGGCGTCTCTCTTTTTGTTCACCGTTGCGCTTTCCGGTTGCAGCGGGTCTCCACTCGGCTATCTCGACGCGACAAGCCCGATTGCTGGAGCCATTGCCAGCCTTGGCCTCGGCCTCACGGCAATTTCGATCGCGGTCTGCATTGTTGTCGGCGTGTTGCTTGTCGTGGCCCTATGGCGCGGACGGCGGGCGCACGATCTCGCGATAACGCCGGTCAATGATCGTACGGCCATTCGATGGATCGGATTTGGCGTAGCAATTTCGACAGTCTTTCTCGTTGGCTCGGCAGTATGGACGCTCCTTACGGTGAGTTCGATCAGTCAGCCGGCACAGGCCAGCGCGCTCAGCATTGATGTCATCGGCCAGGAATGGTGGTGGGCAGTCAAATATCGATCGTCAAATCCTGCGCGCGAATTCATCACCGCCAACCAACTTGTGATCCCCGTGGGCGTGCCGGTCCAGATAAATCTCACCTCCAAGGATGTCATCCATTCCTTCTGGGTGCCGAAGCTTGGCGGCAAGATGGATATGATCCCGTCGCGCACCAATGTCACCTGGCTCCAGGCTGACAAGGTCGGCGACTTTCGCGGTCAATGCAGCGAATTCTGCGGTCTCCAGCATGCCAACATGGCGTTCAATGTGCGCGTGCTGTCGAAACCCGATTTCGAGGCTTGGTGGGACCGGCAGCTTCTGCCAACCGCAGGATCAGGGGATGATCCGCGCCTTAAGACATTCCTGGTGCGCTGCGCTGCCTGCCACACGATAAGGGGTACTCCCGCCGGAGGCATTCTAGGACCTGACCTGTCGCATTTCGGAGACCGCGAGACGATCGCTTCAGGTCTGATGACCAATACGCCCGCCAATCTGGCAAAATGGATCAACAACACGCAGACCATCAAGCCGGGCGTAAAGATGCCGGAACTCCATATGCTCGCCAGTGAGATCGACGACGTCACCACCTATCTGGAGGGGCTGAAATGACCACCGTCCAGCCCAATATGGAAGTTACCTCCACGCGCCAGAAACTGCTCGATATCTGGGAAACAGCTCCCGGTCTGTACGGCTGGTTGGCAACCG contains:
- the pqqD gene encoding pyrroloquinoline quinone biosynthesis peptide chaperone PqqD produces the protein MTELRKRALLAPHSVPFLPKHVRIQFDPVRSAFAVLSPEKVFWPNEISLDILRRCNGRSSVAQIIAGLAAEYDAQEEDVATDVIAFLQGWSDQLLVKL
- the pqqE gene encoding pyrroloquinoline quinone biosynthesis protein PqqE; the encoded protein is MSAPLLPPIGMLAELTHRCPLQCPYCSNPVELLKANRELDTRTWLELFEQAAELGVLQVHLSGGEPTLRRDLEQIIARLSAQGVYTNLITAGVGIADGRIEAFAEAGLDHLQLSFQGARPETTERIGNHRGSHEKKLATARRARAAGLPLTINAPIHRHNIEEVPGFIELALSLDAERLEIANVQYAGWALTNRGALMPDRAAVDRQVDIVATARERLAGIMNIDFVTPDYFATFPKPCMGGWARDAFIVTPDGTVLPCHAAETIPSLSFERFGSRGLMEIWRDSPAFNAFRGVDWMQEPCRTCDRREIDWGGCRCQAMAIAGDAAATDPACVKSVIHSRMEILVRNAVSGAVPGEKDISPFVYRRIAQQPPSK
- a CDS encoding PQQ-dependent dehydrogenase, methanol/ethanol family, with the translated sequence MRILLTIAALAAMTGSGQAQSAPTAGIPKSYSDATANFAGAGKPGEWTSQARDYANTRFSPLKEITPDNVGKLKVAWTFSDGTQYGHEGAPLVVGDTMYVVSPYPNTAYALDLSKPGPSIKWKFDPNPSPQAIGKACCDAVLRGWAYADGKLIYNLLDDHTVAVDASTGKEVWRTALDSLEHGVTMTQSAFAADGKVFVGNSGGEMGVNGWLAALDVGTGKEIWRAHAVGPDTDVRIGDSFKPYYDWMKGKDLGIKTWPVDAWNTGAGASWGFVSYDEKTKTIYYGTSNPGPRVPAQRPGDNLWTSAMFARDPETGMAKWAYQFTPHDQWDYDGVNEAVLLDMPIDGKMRQTLVHFDRNTYAYTIDRNTGEVLLANTFAYQNWSTGFDKKAGRPIVDPAREPKPGVKIDRVCPPDIGQKDWEPPAFSPNTGLLYVGVFNICMGLTDHEVSYISGTPYDGMEMERFSVDGPDGNWGGLIAWDPAHGKKIWEVPEKFMVMSGVIATASNLIFYGTTDGWFRALDAWTGKVLWSQKLGSGIIGQPITYIGPDNRQYVAVAAGVGGAAMVQKERPGFLPRGNTIYVFSVDGDTVKTAADATPIPVGAATQQQ
- a CDS encoding c-type cytochrome → MSLGRILIAVLILLAVGAGATGWLIMTQRQSQNRIDVAYPEGIAAVVPLGLSAGRSPTLSASTANPLANDPNSVQEGKKLFTSMNCAGCHGYKAKGGMGPDLTDTAWRYGGTPIDVYKSIYEGRPQGMPAWGNALPPQSLWQLVAYLQSLGGTFSASSGDGKQQAAADQGQGAPAGQKQ
- the coxB gene encoding cytochrome c oxidase subunit II produces the protein MASLFLFTVALSGCSGSPLGYLDATSPIAGAIASLGLGLTAISIAVCIVVGVLLVVALWRGRRAHDLAITPVNDRTAIRWIGFGVAISTVFLVGSAVWTLLTVSSISQPAQASALSIDVIGQEWWWAVKYRSSNPAREFITANQLVIPVGVPVQINLTSKDVIHSFWVPKLGGKMDMIPSRTNVTWLQADKVGDFRGQCSEFCGLQHANMAFNVRVLSKPDFEAWWDRQLLPTAGSGDDPRLKTFLVRCAACHTIRGTPAGGILGPDLSHFGDRETIASGLMTNTPANLAKWINNTQTIKPGVKMPELHMLASEIDDVTTYLEGLK